CGGGCACTGTAGGCAAACATGTAAGCCTGGTCGTAACCCACCTCATCAAAGAGGTCGATGGTCTGCTGGAAGTCCTCCTCGGTTTCCCCCGAGAAGCCCACGATGATGTCGGTGGCCAGCACCACATCGGGCATCCATTTTTTGACGGCAGCAATGTGCTCCAGGTACTTCTCGATGGTGTACTCACGGGCCATGCGGCGCAGCACCTTGTTGGAACCGCTTTGCACGGGCAGGTGCACGTAATTGCACACCGCAGGCGTTTCGGCCATGGCCTGGGCCACATCCTCGGTGAAATTCATGGGGTGCGAGGTGGTGAACTTGACCCGCCGGATGCCACTGCTCCCCACCATGCGCAAAAGTTCGGCAAAACTGGGGGTTCCAGGCACCCGCTCTCCCTGGTCGATGCCATAACTGTTCACGTTCTGGCCCAGCAACGTGACTTCCTGCACGCCAGCCGCCAGCAGCATGTCCAGTTCCTTCATGATCAGGTCAGGATGACGGGACACCTGGGGACCCCGGGTGGTGGGCACGATGCAGTAGGTGCAGTGGTGGTCACAGCCACGCATGATGGTCAGGTGGGCCTGCAGTTTCCCCACCGGAGCCGGAGGAATGAAATCATGCAGTTCCTCTTTGAATTGCAGGCTCCAGAAGCGCTTGTTGTTCTCCAGCGCTTTGGAGAT
This window of the Deinococcus roseus genome carries:
- the miaB gene encoding tRNA (N6-isopentenyl adenosine(37)-C2)-methylthiotransferase MiaB encodes the protein MAKAHIITYGCQMNEYDTHLVESQLVALGMDMVDSPDHADLVLLNTCAVRGKPVDKVRTVLGLLRKEKQKRNLVVGMMGCLAQLEEGQQIARKFEVDVLIGPGAILDISKALENNKRFWSLQFKEELHDFIPPAPVGKLQAHLTIMRGCDHHCTYCIVPTTRGPQVSRHPDLIMKELDMLLAAGVQEVTLLGQNVNSYGIDQGERVPGTPSFAELLRMVGSSGIRRVKFTTSHPMNFTEDVAQAMAETPAVCNYVHLPVQSGSNKVLRRMAREYTIEKYLEHIAAVKKWMPDVVLATDIIVGFSGETEEDFQQTIDLFDEVGYDQAYMFAYSARPGTPSFKHFDDLPREVKIERLKRLIEHQKAWAMKKNSAFVGKDVEVLLRGDATDPSLLEGHTRGNHPIFVPKVPDHEQAGIYTVRVSHATPHSMFANFVDAQGELLLPVKPSAVTA